In one window of Streptomyces roseofulvus DNA:
- a CDS encoding urease accessory protein UreD — MSLRATARIAAGPGGSLPVLESDGPLAPRRTRAAGPGWSRVTVVGAMSAPLGGDRLAIETEVRDGARLRVDSAAATLALPGRTPDPARYELRLRVGADAVLHWLPEQLVSAHGSDLRVRTGVDLAPTARLVLREEQVLGRHGEPPGTLVSRLTVRRAGRPLLDQELAYGPGAARGWDGGAVLAGHRATGQLLVVDPAYADAPPPARPLGDQAALTPLAGPAVLVTAVAPDALALRRILDTALDELAAG; from the coding sequence ATGAGCCTGCGCGCCACCGCCCGGATCGCCGCCGGGCCCGGCGGTTCGCTGCCGGTCCTGGAGAGCGACGGACCGCTCGCCCCGCGCCGTACCCGCGCCGCCGGCCCCGGCTGGTCGCGGGTGACGGTCGTCGGCGCGATGAGCGCCCCGCTCGGCGGCGACCGGCTCGCGATCGAGACCGAGGTACGGGACGGGGCCCGGCTCCGGGTCGACTCGGCCGCCGCCACCCTCGCCCTGCCCGGCCGCACCCCGGACCCCGCCCGGTACGAACTCCGGCTCCGGGTCGGCGCGGACGCCGTCCTGCACTGGCTGCCCGAACAGCTCGTCAGCGCCCACGGCTCCGACCTCCGGGTGCGCACCGGCGTCGACCTGGCGCCGACCGCGCGGCTGGTCCTGCGCGAGGAGCAGGTCCTCGGCCGCCACGGTGAACCCCCCGGCACCCTCGTCTCCCGTCTCACCGTCCGCCGCGCGGGCCGCCCGCTGCTCGACCAGGAGCTGGCGTACGGCCCCGGTGCCGCCCGCGGCTGGGACGGCGGCGCCGTCCTCGCCGGTCACCGGGCCACCGGCCAACTCCTCGTCGTCGACCCGGCGTACGCGGACGCGCCGCCGCCGGCCCGGCCGCTCGGCGACCAAGCGGCCCTGACCCCGCTGGCCGGCCCGGCGGTGCTCGTCACCGCGGTCGCGCCCGACGCGCTCGCCCTGCGCCGGATCCTCGACACGGCGCTGGACGAACTCGCCGCCGGCTGA
- a CDS encoding urease subunit gamma — MQLSPHEQERLLIHVAADVAEKRRARGVKLNHPEAVALITAHILEGARDGRTVAELMASGRKVLSRADVMDGIPEMIHDVQVEATFPDGTKLVTVHDPIV, encoded by the coding sequence GTGCAACTGAGCCCGCACGAGCAGGAACGCCTGCTCATCCACGTGGCCGCCGACGTGGCCGAGAAGCGGCGCGCCCGCGGGGTGAAGCTCAACCACCCCGAGGCCGTCGCGCTCATCACCGCGCACATCCTGGAAGGCGCCAGGGACGGGCGCACCGTCGCCGAACTCATGGCCTCCGGGCGCAAGGTGCTCTCCCGCGCCGACGTCATGGACGGCATCCCCGAGATGATCCACGACGTCCAGGTCGAGGCCACCTTCCCGGACGGCACCAAGCTCGTCACCGTCCACGACCCGATCGTCTGA
- a CDS encoding ATP-binding protein, which produces MADHQEASVTLPSEPAAVATARRFVAEVLGRWGLHDGGDAADAIRLMVSELATNAVQHTFGQSPTFTVELRLDRDELLRIGVTDSHPRFPRRLPAAVQQDNGRGMVIIRVLAAEAGGRLSFTPTAEGGKTVWITLPWAAAAAVPAC; this is translated from the coding sequence ATGGCAGATCACCAGGAAGCATCCGTCACCCTGCCGAGCGAGCCCGCCGCGGTCGCCACGGCGCGGAGGTTCGTGGCGGAGGTGCTCGGCCGCTGGGGTCTTCACGACGGCGGGGACGCGGCGGACGCGATCCGGCTGATGGTCTCGGAGCTGGCGACCAACGCGGTACAGCACACCTTCGGGCAATCACCCACCTTCACCGTCGAGTTGCGTCTCGACCGCGACGAACTCCTGCGGATCGGCGTGACCGACAGCCATCCGCGCTTTCCGCGCCGGCTCCCCGCCGCCGTCCAGCAGGACAACGGACGCGGCATGGTGATCATCCGCGTCCTCGCGGCGGAGGCGGGCGGCCGCCTCTCGTTCACGCCGACCGCCGAGGGCGGCAAGACCGTGTGGATCACGCTGCCGTGGGCCGCGGCGGCGGCCGTCCCGGCCTGCTGA
- a CDS encoding ATP-dependent Clp protease proteolytic subunit codes for MDARHVLPEFSERTSYGTRTLDPYAKLLENRVVFLGTTVDDVAASDVIAQLLTLDADAPGRDIALYLNSPGGSLTAMTAIHDTMRSLASDVETTCLGQAGSTAAVLLAAGTPGKRMMLPRARVTLRQPVLDEPFAGQPSDLDLQARELERLRAVMTGLLSAYTGQDEERIAADTDRPTILDAPAALAYGLVDHIVSDRRTASGPSAR; via the coding sequence ATGGACGCGCGCCACGTACTGCCGGAGTTCTCGGAGCGGACCTCGTACGGCACCCGGACCCTCGACCCGTACGCGAAGCTCCTGGAGAACCGGGTGGTGTTCCTCGGCACCACGGTCGACGACGTCGCCGCGAGCGATGTGATCGCCCAGCTCCTCACCCTGGACGCCGACGCGCCCGGCCGGGACATCGCGCTGTACCTCAACTCCCCCGGCGGCTCCCTCACGGCGATGACCGCGATCCACGACACGATGCGCAGCCTGGCGAGCGACGTGGAGACGACCTGCCTCGGACAGGCGGGGTCCACGGCGGCGGTCCTGCTCGCCGCCGGCACACCCGGGAAGCGGATGATGCTGCCCCGGGCCCGGGTGACCCTGCGCCAGCCCGTCCTGGACGAGCCGTTCGCCGGGCAGCCCTCCGACCTGGACCTCCAGGCCCGCGAACTGGAGCGGCTGCGCGCCGTGATGACGGGTCTGCTCTCCGCGTACACCGGTCAGGACGAGGAGCGGATCGCCGCCGACACCGACCGTCCGACGATCCTCGACGCGCCGGCCGCGCTCGCGTACGGCCTGGTCGACCACATCGTCAGCGACCGCCGGACGGCCTCCGGCCCGTCGGCCCGGTGA
- the ureG gene encoding urease accessory protein UreG — protein MHLDHGHTHHGAVSADAHRPDGTRRALRVGLGGPVGSGKTATVAALCRTLRDGLSLAVVTNDIYTREDAEFLRREAVLPPERIQAVETGACPHTAIRDDISANLEAVEELEDAVGPLDLILVESGGDNLTATFSKGLVDAQIFVIDVAGGDDIPRKGGPGVTTSDLLVVNKTDLAPFVGSDLGRMARDAAEQRGDLPVVFTSLRSGEGVGPVADWVRERLAAWTAVQAPTA, from the coding sequence ATGCACCTCGACCACGGTCACACCCACCACGGCGCCGTCTCCGCCGACGCCCACCGCCCCGACGGCACCCGGCGCGCGCTGCGCGTCGGGCTCGGCGGGCCGGTCGGTTCCGGCAAGACCGCCACCGTCGCCGCGCTCTGCCGCACCCTCCGCGACGGCCTCTCGCTCGCCGTCGTCACCAACGACATCTACACCCGCGAGGACGCCGAGTTCCTGCGCCGCGAGGCCGTGCTGCCGCCGGAGCGCATCCAGGCCGTGGAGACCGGCGCCTGCCCGCACACCGCCATCCGCGACGACATCTCCGCCAACCTCGAGGCCGTCGAGGAGCTGGAGGACGCCGTCGGCCCGCTCGACCTCATCCTCGTCGAGTCCGGCGGCGACAACCTCACCGCCACCTTCTCCAAGGGCCTCGTCGACGCGCAGATCTTCGTCATCGACGTCGCCGGCGGCGACGACATCCCCCGCAAGGGCGGCCCCGGCGTCACCACCTCCGACCTCCTCGTCGTCAACAAGACCGACCTCGCCCCGTTCGTCGGCTCCGACCTCGGCCGGATGGCCCGCGACGCGGCGGAGCAGCGCGGCGACCTGCCCGTCGTCTTCACCTCGCTCCGCTCGGGCGAGGGCGTCGGCCCGGTCGCCGACTGGGTGCGGGAACGGCTCGCCGCCTGGACGGCTGTGCAGGCGCCCACCGCATGA
- a CDS encoding C40 family peptidase, whose amino-acid sequence MTAQMHVPSLLSRAGAVSALTLAAVGGTLLAPGAAPEAQAATTHATKALSVAAAKKGAPYRYGAAGPTRFDCSGLTLYAYKKAGKSLPRTAQQQYNKTRHISASSRQKGDLVFFHSGGRVYHVGIYAGSGKIWHSPKTGSWVKLDRIWTSKVSYGRVR is encoded by the coding sequence ATGACTGCGCAGATGCATGTCCCGTCCCTGCTGTCCCGGGCCGGAGCCGTCTCGGCTCTCACCCTCGCCGCCGTCGGCGGCACGCTCCTCGCACCCGGAGCGGCACCCGAGGCCCAGGCAGCCACCACGCACGCGACGAAGGCGCTCAGCGTCGCCGCGGCCAAGAAGGGCGCGCCCTACCGGTACGGCGCGGCGGGTCCCACCCGCTTCGACTGCTCCGGGCTCACGCTCTACGCGTACAAGAAGGCGGGCAAGTCGCTGCCCCGCACCGCGCAGCAGCAGTACAACAAGACGCGGCACATCTCCGCCTCCAGCCGGCAGAAGGGCGACCTGGTCTTCTTCCACTCGGGCGGGCGGGTCTACCACGTGGGGATCTACGCCGGCAGCGGCAAGATCTGGCATTCGCCCAAGACCGGTTCCTGGGTGAAGCTCGACAGGATCTGGACCTCGAAGGTCTCCTACGGCCGCGTGCGCTGA
- a CDS encoding type II toxin-antitoxin system Phd/YefM family antitoxin, with the protein MTYEIPVTQARAELADLINRVVYGGERVVVTRHGKPLVALVSAADLERLEKLEAETPEPADGPVISSLSGTGVAGGLGSATGEQRRFGIAAHHREPGGR; encoded by the coding sequence ATGACCTACGAGATCCCGGTGACGCAAGCGCGGGCGGAGCTCGCCGACCTGATCAACCGCGTGGTGTACGGCGGCGAGCGCGTGGTCGTGACCCGCCACGGGAAGCCGCTCGTCGCCCTGGTCTCCGCCGCTGACCTGGAGCGACTGGAGAAACTGGAGGCCGAGACGCCGGAGCCGGCCGACGGTCCGGTGATCAGCTCGCTCTCCGGTACGGGGGTCGCCGGCGGGCTCGGTTCCGCCACCGGTGAACAGCGCCGCTTCGGCATCGCCGCGCACCACCGCGAGCCCGGCGGGCGCTGA
- a CDS encoding urease subunit beta, with the protein MIPGEILYADGPVPLNEGRPVTRLTVLNAADRPVQVGSHYHFAEVNPGLDFDRAAARGLRLHIAAGTAVRFEPGVPVEVELVPIAGRRTVPGLRGETAGPLDPPDAPGSGSRPAAPQPAPPNGAPRA; encoded by the coding sequence ATGATCCCGGGAGAGATCCTGTACGCGGACGGGCCCGTGCCCCTCAACGAGGGCCGCCCCGTCACCCGCCTCACCGTCCTGAACGCCGCCGACCGGCCCGTCCAGGTCGGCTCCCACTACCACTTCGCCGAGGTCAACCCCGGTCTCGACTTCGACCGCGCCGCCGCCCGCGGGCTGCGGCTGCACATCGCCGCGGGGACCGCCGTCCGTTTCGAGCCCGGCGTCCCCGTCGAGGTCGAACTCGTGCCGATCGCCGGCCGCCGGACCGTCCCCGGCCTGCGCGGCGAGACCGCGGGCCCCCTCGACCCGCCGGACGCCCCCGGCTCCGGGTCCCGTCCCGCCGCCCCGCAGCCCGCGCCGCCGAACGGAGCCCCCCGTGCCTGA
- a CDS encoding 8-amino-7-oxononanoate synthase has protein sequence MPQAQPTPPARRSAFDWTGAEARRRAEAGLVRTLRPRPAESGLLDLAGNDYLGLTRHPEVTGAAAEAARRWGAGATGSRLVTGTTRLHTRLEEELAAFCGFEAALVFSSGYTANLAALTALGGPGALIVSDAANHASIVDGCRLARAEAAVVPHADPEAVRKTLEAHPGRRALAVSDSVFSVDGDRAPLEDLAAACRDHGAGLVVDDAHGFGVLGDGGRGALHDAGLAGDEDVVATLTLSKSLGSQGGAVLGPARVVEHLVNAARTFIFDTGLAPAATGAALASLRLLAAEPGLAGRARTVATTLHRALTEAGFTAARPDAAVVSVHAPGPEEALRWAADCREQGLSVGCFRPPSVPDGISRLRLTARADLTDAEIERAVATIVRTAPAGAR, from the coding sequence ATGCCCCAGGCCCAGCCGACCCCGCCCGCGCGCCGTTCCGCTTTCGACTGGACCGGGGCGGAGGCCCGCCGGCGGGCGGAGGCCGGGCTGGTACGGACGCTGCGGCCGCGCCCCGCGGAGTCGGGGCTGCTCGATCTGGCCGGCAACGACTACCTCGGTCTCACCCGGCACCCCGAGGTCACCGGGGCGGCCGCGGAGGCCGCCCGCCGCTGGGGCGCCGGCGCGACCGGCTCGCGGCTCGTCACCGGCACGACCCGGCTGCACACGCGGCTGGAGGAGGAACTGGCCGCGTTCTGCGGCTTCGAGGCCGCCCTCGTGTTCTCTTCCGGCTACACCGCCAACCTCGCCGCGCTCACCGCGCTCGGCGGTCCGGGCGCGCTGATCGTCTCCGACGCCGCGAACCACGCCTCGATCGTCGACGGCTGCCGGCTCGCCCGCGCGGAGGCCGCCGTGGTCCCGCACGCCGACCCGGAGGCCGTACGCAAGACGCTGGAGGCGCATCCGGGGCGGCGGGCGCTCGCCGTCAGCGACTCCGTCTTCTCCGTCGACGGCGACCGGGCCCCGCTGGAGGACCTCGCCGCCGCCTGCCGTGACCACGGCGCGGGCCTGGTCGTGGACGACGCGCACGGGTTCGGTGTGCTCGGCGACGGCGGCCGGGGCGCCCTCCACGACGCCGGGCTCGCCGGCGACGAGGACGTGGTGGCGACCCTCACCCTCTCCAAGTCGCTGGGCAGCCAGGGCGGTGCCGTCCTCGGCCCGGCCCGGGTCGTCGAGCACCTGGTCAACGCGGCGCGCACCTTCATCTTCGACACCGGGCTCGCCCCCGCCGCCACCGGCGCGGCGCTCGCGAGCCTGCGGCTGCTCGCCGCCGAGCCGGGCCTCGCCGGGCGGGCGCGTACGGTCGCGACCACCCTGCACCGGGCGCTCACCGAAGCGGGGTTCACCGCGGCCCGGCCGGACGCGGCGGTGGTGTCGGTCCACGCGCCGGGACCGGAGGAGGCGCTGCGGTGGGCGGCCGACTGCCGCGAACAGGGCCTGTCCGTGGGCTGCTTCAGGCCGCCGTCGGTGCCGGACGGCATCTCGCGCCTGCGGCTGACGGCCCGCGCCGACCTCACGGACGCGGAGATCGAGCGGGCGGTCGCGACGATCGTGCGGACCGCGCCCGCCGGAGCGCGCTGA
- a CDS encoding ABC transporter permease has translation MSASTAPATGRKTLAVLLLVPALAALVLWTFAWPAARIAPRDLPVGVAGPAAAADGLAHDLGRHEGAFEVHRYEDAAAARSAVENREVYGAVVVTPAGPELLTASAGSPVVAGLLREAVAGPAAAEGRTVPVTDVVALPSGDPRGAVLGASLLPLAIAGAATGAATVLLGLRGARAAATLAGASALAGLTGAALAHGWLGALTGNVWAEAGVLSLTVLAIGATFAGLATALGRPGFGLAAVLTILAGNAFSGMGSAPELLPSGIGLLGQWLPPGAGGTALRSVAFFDGAAAGGPLLVLSLWAAAGLTALALGGRRRTTPAPVPAPAAAATTAG, from the coding sequence ATGTCCGCCTCCACCGCCCCCGCGACGGGGCGCAAGACCCTCGCGGTGCTCCTGCTCGTCCCCGCGCTCGCCGCCCTCGTCCTGTGGACCTTCGCCTGGCCCGCCGCGCGCATCGCCCCGCGCGACCTGCCCGTCGGCGTGGCCGGCCCGGCCGCGGCGGCGGACGGCCTCGCCCACGACCTCGGACGGCACGAGGGGGCCTTCGAGGTGCACCGGTACGAGGACGCCGCCGCCGCCCGCTCCGCCGTCGAGAACCGGGAGGTCTACGGAGCGGTGGTCGTCACCCCGGCGGGCCCGGAACTGCTGACCGCCTCGGCCGGCAGCCCGGTCGTGGCCGGCCTGCTGCGCGAGGCCGTCGCGGGCCCGGCCGCCGCCGAGGGCCGGACGGTCCCGGTCACCGACGTCGTCGCGCTGCCCTCCGGCGATCCGCGCGGCGCCGTGCTCGGCGCCAGTCTGCTGCCGCTCGCGATCGCGGGCGCCGCCACCGGTGCGGCCACCGTGCTGCTCGGACTGCGCGGGGCCCGCGCCGCCGCCACCCTCGCCGGCGCCTCCGCGCTCGCGGGACTCACCGGCGCGGCGCTCGCGCACGGCTGGCTCGGCGCGCTGACCGGGAACGTCTGGGCCGAGGCCGGCGTGCTGTCCCTGACCGTGCTGGCGATCGGCGCGACCTTCGCGGGACTCGCCACCGCGCTCGGCAGGCCCGGCTTCGGACTCGCCGCCGTGCTCACCATCCTCGCGGGCAACGCCTTCTCGGGCATGGGCAGCGCCCCGGAGCTGCTGCCGTCCGGGATCGGCCTGCTCGGCCAGTGGCTGCCGCCGGGCGCCGGCGGCACGGCGCTCCGCTCCGTCGCCTTCTTCGACGGAGCCGCGGCCGGCGGACCGCTGCTGGTCCTCTCCCTCTGGGCCGCCGCGGGCCTGACGGCGCTGGCCCTCGGCGGCCGGCGGCGGACCACGCCGGCTCCCGTACCGGCCCCGGCTGCGGCGGCGACGACAGCGGGCTGA
- a CDS encoding TetR/AcrR family transcriptional regulator produces the protein MARVSQEHLDARRRQILDGAARCFARNGFHATSMQDVLAEAGLSAGAVYRYFRSKDELIAAIADETFVRIRGAFAEASEVSPPLLPDVLIARVLTIVLDGGIAGAERQAFARLIIQVWAETLRDETLAKTLAQGFGGMRDIWSGLVDAYRDAGLVPADVSSAAMARTLIATVQGFIAQQALFGDVEIGVLEEGLRGIMSMNAAAAAPPAR, from the coding sequence ATGGCCCGTGTCTCCCAGGAACACCTCGACGCCCGCCGCCGCCAGATCCTCGACGGCGCCGCCCGCTGCTTCGCCCGCAACGGCTTCCACGCCACCTCCATGCAGGACGTGCTCGCCGAGGCCGGACTCTCCGCCGGGGCGGTCTACCGCTACTTCCGGAGCAAGGACGAACTGATCGCGGCGATCGCCGACGAGACCTTCGTCCGCATCCGCGGTGCCTTCGCGGAGGCCAGTGAGGTGAGTCCGCCGCTGCTGCCCGACGTGCTGATCGCGCGGGTGCTGACGATCGTGCTGGACGGGGGGATCGCCGGCGCGGAACGGCAGGCGTTCGCGCGCCTGATCATCCAGGTGTGGGCCGAGACCCTGCGGGACGAGACCCTGGCGAAGACCCTCGCCCAGGGCTTCGGCGGGATGCGGGACATCTGGTCGGGGCTCGTCGACGCGTACCGCGACGCCGGACTCGTCCCCGCCGACGTCTCCTCCGCCGCCATGGCCCGCACGCTCATCGCCACCGTGCAGGGCTTCATCGCCCAGCAGGCGCTGTTCGGCGACGTCGAGATCGGCGTCCTGGAGGAGGGGCTGCGCGGAATCATGTCGATGAACGCGGCAGCCGCCGCGCCGCCGGCCCGATGA
- a CDS encoding cytidine deaminase produces the protein MTLDQALVDAAIAQSDRRWSPDEAGGAAAVRLDDGRILTSVGLDNIHGSVALCQETGAYCQAYTLNRRVTASVCVFRDPEDGRYVILPPCGVCQERLALWGPDVEVGVPDPEDPTRWVAHRLAELHPHYWARHFAGGSWPSTDMHAD, from the coding sequence ATGACACTCGATCAAGCTCTTGTCGACGCCGCCATCGCGCAGTCGGACCGCCGCTGGTCCCCCGACGAGGCCGGCGGGGCCGCCGCCGTCCGTCTCGACGACGGACGGATCCTCACCAGCGTGGGCCTCGACAACATCCACGGCAGCGTCGCCCTCTGCCAGGAGACCGGCGCGTACTGCCAGGCGTACACGCTGAACCGCCGCGTGACCGCGTCCGTCTGCGTCTTCCGGGATCCCGAGGACGGCCGGTACGTCATCCTGCCGCCGTGCGGCGTCTGCCAGGAACGGCTCGCGCTCTGGGGGCCCGACGTCGAGGTCGGCGTACCCGACCCCGAGGATCCGACGCGCTGGGTCGCGCACCGGCTCGCCGAGCTGCATCCGCACTACTGGGCGCGCCACTTCGCCGGCGGCTCCTGGCCGTCGACGGACATGCACGCCGACTGA
- a CDS encoding urease subunit alpha gives MPDLHRAVYADLFGPTTGDRIRLADTDLLVEIEEDRSGGPGRAGDEAVFGGGKVIRESMGQARTTRAEGAPDTVITGAVVIDHWGIVKADIGIRDGRITALGKAGNPDTMDGVHPELVIGPETEVISGNGRIVTAGAVDAHVHFISPTVVEQALATGVTTLVGGGTGPAEGTKATTVTPGPWHTARMFEALDTFPVNIGLLGKGNTMSREAMHSQLRGGALGFKIHEDWGATPAVIDACLGVCEETGAQLAIHTDTLNEAGFVGDTLAAIAGRTIHAYHTEGAGGGHAPDIITVVSEPHVLPSSTNPTRPHTVNTIEEHLDMLMVCHHLNPAVPEDLAFAESRIRPSTIAAEDILHDLGAISIISSDSQAMGRIGEVVLRTWQTAHVMKKRRGALPGDGRADNRRVRRYVAKYTINPAVAQGMDHLIGSVEPGKLADLVLWEPAFFGVKPLAVLKGGQIAYAQMGDANASIPTPQPVLPRPMFGALGRAAAAGSVNFTAEAAIEDDLPQRLGLAKEFTPIRSTRRVTKADMRENDALPRVEVDADTFTVTIDGEAVEPAPAVELPMAQRYFLF, from the coding sequence GTGCCTGACCTGCACCGCGCCGTGTACGCCGACCTCTTCGGCCCCACCACCGGCGACCGCATCCGGCTCGCCGACACCGACCTGCTGGTGGAGATCGAGGAGGACCGTTCCGGCGGCCCCGGCCGGGCCGGCGACGAAGCCGTCTTCGGCGGCGGCAAGGTCATCCGCGAGTCGATGGGCCAGGCCCGCACCACCCGCGCCGAAGGCGCCCCCGACACGGTGATCACCGGCGCGGTGGTCATCGACCACTGGGGGATCGTCAAGGCGGACATCGGCATCCGCGACGGCCGGATCACCGCCCTCGGCAAGGCCGGCAATCCCGACACCATGGACGGGGTTCACCCCGAGCTCGTCATCGGCCCCGAGACCGAGGTCATCTCCGGCAACGGGCGGATCGTCACGGCCGGCGCCGTCGACGCCCACGTCCACTTCATCTCGCCGACCGTCGTCGAGCAGGCGCTCGCCACCGGCGTCACCACCCTGGTGGGCGGCGGCACGGGACCCGCCGAAGGCACCAAGGCCACCACCGTCACCCCCGGCCCCTGGCACACCGCCCGGATGTTCGAGGCCCTCGACACCTTCCCGGTCAACATCGGCCTCCTCGGCAAGGGCAACACCATGTCCCGCGAGGCGATGCACTCCCAGCTGCGCGGCGGCGCCCTCGGCTTCAAGATCCACGAGGACTGGGGGGCCACCCCCGCCGTCATCGACGCCTGCCTCGGCGTCTGCGAGGAGACCGGCGCCCAGCTCGCCATCCACACCGACACCCTCAACGAGGCCGGATTCGTCGGCGACACCCTCGCCGCCATCGCGGGCCGGACCATCCACGCGTACCACACCGAGGGCGCGGGCGGCGGGCACGCGCCGGACATCATCACCGTGGTCTCCGAGCCCCACGTGCTGCCCAGCTCGACCAACCCGACCCGGCCGCACACCGTCAACACCATCGAGGAACACCTCGACATGCTGATGGTCTGCCACCACCTCAACCCGGCCGTCCCCGAGGACCTCGCCTTCGCCGAGTCCCGGATCCGGCCGTCCACGATCGCGGCCGAGGACATCCTCCACGACCTCGGCGCCATCTCGATCATCTCCTCCGACTCGCAGGCCATGGGCCGGATCGGCGAGGTGGTCCTGCGGACCTGGCAGACCGCCCACGTCATGAAGAAGCGGCGCGGCGCGCTGCCGGGGGACGGCCGCGCCGACAACCGGCGGGTCCGCCGCTACGTCGCCAAGTACACGATCAACCCGGCCGTCGCCCAGGGCATGGACCACCTCATCGGCTCCGTCGAACCCGGCAAGCTCGCCGACCTCGTGCTGTGGGAGCCCGCCTTCTTCGGGGTGAAGCCGCTCGCCGTCCTCAAGGGCGGCCAGATCGCCTACGCGCAGATGGGCGACGCCAACGCCTCCATCCCCACGCCCCAGCCGGTGCTGCCGCGCCCCATGTTCGGCGCCCTCGGCCGGGCGGCGGCCGCCGGCTCCGTCAACTTCACCGCCGAGGCGGCGATCGAGGACGACCTGCCCCAGCGGCTCGGCCTGGCCAAGGAGTTCACCCCGATCCGCTCCACCCGCCGCGTCACCAAGGCGGACATGCGGGAGAACGACGCCCTGCCGCGCGTCGAGGTCGACGCCGACACCTTCACCGTCACCATCGACGGCGAAGCGGTCGAACCCGCCCCCGCCGTGGAACTGCCCATGGCCCAGCGCTACTTCCTCTTCTGA
- a CDS encoding urease accessory protein UreF, with protein MAASRSALLVLADGRFPAGGHAHSGGAEAAVKAGRIRDAAGLEAFCLGRLHTVGLTAAGLAAAAALGLDPYELDAAADARTPSPALRAAARRLGRQLMRAARAAWPSPELDALAAAFPHGAHQPVVLGITARAAGLGPEDAAHCAAYETVGGPATATVRLLGLDPYQATGVLARLAPVMDEVARRATAAAREGVDALPAASAPLLDITAEQHADWPVRLFAS; from the coding sequence ATGGCGGCTTCCCGCTCCGCCCTCCTGGTGCTCGCCGACGGACGCTTCCCGGCCGGCGGGCACGCCCACTCCGGCGGCGCCGAGGCCGCCGTGAAGGCCGGGCGCATCCGCGACGCCGCCGGGCTCGAAGCGTTCTGTCTCGGGCGTCTGCACACCGTCGGCCTCACCGCGGCGGGCCTCGCCGCCGCGGCGGCCCTCGGGCTCGATCCGTACGAGCTCGACGCCGCCGCCGACGCCCGCACCCCCTCGCCCGCGCTGCGCGCCGCCGCCCGGCGGCTCGGCCGCCAGCTGATGCGGGCCGCCCGCGCCGCCTGGCCGAGCCCCGAACTCGACGCGCTCGCCGCCGCCTTCCCGCACGGCGCGCACCAGCCCGTCGTGCTCGGCATCACGGCCCGGGCGGCGGGGCTCGGCCCGGAGGACGCCGCGCACTGCGCCGCGTACGAGACGGTCGGCGGCCCCGCGACCGCGACCGTACGCCTCCTGGGCCTCGACCCCTACCAGGCGACCGGCGTCCTCGCCCGGCTCGCCCCCGTGATGGACGAGGTCGCGCGGCGGGCCACCGCCGCCGCCCGCGAAGGCGTCGACGCCCTGCCCGCCGCCTCCGCGCCGCTCCTCGACATCACCGCCGAACAGCACGCGGACTGGCCCGTCCGCCTCTTCGCCTCGTAA